In Anaerococcus prevotii DSM 20548, the genomic window TTCTTGCTTTTAGTTCTCTGCTATCTTTTATTAAGTCTATTTTTTCTAAAAGGTCTATTCTTATATCCTTTGTTAGAAACATTGCGTTTATGTCTAGTGAATTCTTGATTTCTTCTAGTATATAAAAACTTCCATAAATATATTTTTTGTATAAGCTTAGGATATCCAGGTCATATATTTTGGATAGTTCTATTAGACTATCTACGGATGCGGATTCTATTTCACCTCTTTCAAGCCTACCTATACTTCTTTCGCTCAAATTTATAAGCTCAGCTACATCAGCCTGTCTTAGGCCTTTTCTTTCTCTTATTTCTATTAGTTTTTTGCCAAATTCTTTTCTTTCATCTGTCATATTAGCCCCTATGTATCTATGATTTAATATAATAATATCATAAATCATAAAAATGACAAAAAAAGACTTCTGCAAATATGTTTTGCAAAAGCCCTTAATTTTAGTAATTTGTTTTTTCTTTAACTTTAGCTGCCTTACCTTGACGATCTCTAAGGTATTTAAGTTTAGCTCTTCTTACCTTACCACGTCTAACAACGTGTAGTTTTTCGATTCTTGGTGAGTGATATTGGAATGTTCTTTCTACTCCAACTCCGTAGCTGATTCTTCTAACTGTGAAGGATTTGTTGATTCCACCTTCATTGATGTAGATTACAGTTCCTTCGAAGTCTTGAAGTCTTTCCTTATCTCCCTCTTTGATTCTGTAGCTTAGTCTTATTGTATCTCCTACGTTGAAATCGAAGTTTTCTTTACGTAGGTTTTCTTGTTCAATTTTTTTGATTAATTCCATCTTTGCTCTCCTCTCGTAAGAATTTCTCGTATAAGTCTGGCCTAACTCTTTTTGTTTTCTCTATTGCACTTTTCCTGTTCCACTCGGCTATCTTCTTGTGATCTCCGCTTACAAGTTCGCTTGGAACGAAGTATCCGTTGAAGTTTCTTGGCTTGGTGTATTCATCTTGTTGCAAGAGAG contains:
- the rplS gene encoding 50S ribosomal protein L19 → MELIKKIEQENLRKENFDFNVGDTIRLSYRIKEGDKERLQDFEGTVIYINEGGINKSFTVRRISYGVGVERTFQYHSPRIEKLHVVRRGKVRRAKLKYLRDRQGKAAKVKEKTNY